agtacacgacctGGGCCGCCATGGTCTCGAACTTAACTGAACAAAGGCTAAAGTAATAACAAAATGGCCAAACGGATAGTACGCGGCCAAGGACGACATCTGACAAGTCAAGAAGTAAACGGATCATACCGCTCTCGAAGACTTAGTAAAAAGGAGGTCCCCGCGTTCGATGgaccttaagggcctgggttagggcccaggcccactcataacccaagccaaggcccgacCCATTGGATAAAcgaacatcattaatgctctataaatacgcatggaccccacgaattaaaggtacgcattaattaatcactaatttgactttctgagagctttgacttacttgagcttcggagacccttctgcaggtaacccctcctgggttcaagctgacatgtatcaaccggggagagaccaactgaagagatagcagactacatggtaaggtgacacttgtgcctaattcatcttatttgttctctgcaggaacaaaaacaaattcttaaagggatgtgaatgatgcttgaGATTATGGTATAGACTATGTTAAAATTCAAATTGGTTTGAGTTATGGAAACGAAAGAGTAGAATGAGTACTGTTGATACTGGTAGACTGCTTACatgttttaaaagtataaaagcTAGTTGTTTGGAAGCATTTCACTTACATATATGGTATAATAACctaatctaataattattaggGTGCGCCTAGAAATGTGTTGGTTATCCTTTGGCTGTTTGAATCTTGAAAGGGGATGTGGTGCATTAGGATGCAATTGTATTAGAGGTACTATGAGGTTGGTATGATTGCATGCATGATTAAATTGTTGATCCTATGTTCTCATGCTCCATGTACATGCTTGactatttttaaatgatatcaaatctTGAAGTCTAAAAGCATGAATGTTTACTTTGATTGATGGTTAGAAAATGTGAATGATTCAATTTGAGatatgttaatctttgataatgTACAAGTAGCATTTTAGATGTGTAAAATGTGATGCCTAATGTGTTAGAACCATTCTATTATGCCTAAACAAAATCAACTTTACTAGTGTGGCGTCTGGAGATGGGTATGTTTCTGCCAAGCGATAGCCACAAATAAAAAGGTCAATGGGGCACTTGGTGGTCGGAGGGTACCACCAGGCAGTCTGGAGCACAGTTTCACCTAGCGGCGCTTGGGTAGCGTCAAGCGATAGTGTAAGGGCAGGGGTCCTTTGTAGAGGGTTTTGCAAGGATGGACTCGATGGTTTGGTCTGAGATATACTTGATTGAATTACTAGCGGGAAGGTTTATAATGGAGCTGGAAATACATGATTGATGCAGGCAAAGAGGTCTGTATTCGTTGTACTCTTATGTGGAGATACGAACGGGGAGGTTTGTAtattccgtgctcacacttaaggttgctatgagcggggaggttcgtagagttagACTACgggtggggaggttcgtagagttgaaccacgagcgggcaagttcgtgaaagcatgataatccctaaagACCAAGATTGTGTATGAATCCTtatcatataggttatgagattggggtggAAGGGTATAAAGGAGTCAATGAACCAAGAATTGGCTAAGATAAGTTAGGTGGGTGTTAattctcattatttattatttatgtttgttattcttttttttatctcaccATTTCTATTTGTGTatagcgatgatcgtgtgacttgtcacacgaGAACAAATGTGAATCCATGGGAGGACGTTGATGTCTAGAGATGGAGCGGGACCGACTATGGGaatttactttatgtttttatttacaaaCAGTTTTTAATAAGCctctattatgtttttcttaattatgaTTTGTAATAAGGATGATAAAGTGTGTTTGGAGTTCTGCGatataagttttgaatttttcccACGCTTGGaaactttatataatgtttaaattccaaaagtcaaataaaaattgttttatcaaGTAATATCTACCTAGGGTGTTACAACCACCACTCATACATTACACGTTCAGAACTATCATGTTACAAACCACCATCCGTAATGtcaagtggagttcccaaatactaACCATAATTTGTATTCTCAACACAAGATTTGCAACATCACCGGCCACTACCCGTGATTGCCAATCAAGTGGAGCCAACCAATATGAGCCATACCTCGCATGCTTACACCGGATTTCCAATATCACTAGGCCATAACCCGGGATCACCATGTGTTTACCCtccattctgagccacaactccgAAATGTCCTCAGCAAGTTCCATACTCAAGGTATCATCCAAAGCGGTGTAGACCACGCACAATTCCAAATGAACAACCCTTATCTATTGCGCTATCGCTTGTGCTGCCTAAGCGTTGCCAGGAAAAATTGTGTTGCAGACCGCCTAGCGAAAGCCATACGCCGCTAGGCGTCGCGTGCCCTAGAGGTCTCTAATTTTGCAGGTATCACTTGGCAGGACCATCCTCACCGCTAGGCACCACGTGTTCTAGTGGCAATTGTCCACATAGGTACCATCTGGCGGTTCAATCCCTATCGCCAGGCACTACACCAGTACAACGAGTTGTACTAGTTTAGGCACCACAAAATGCAATTTAGCATAATCAAATCATCAAAAAACACTCTGCATAAATGCCAAGTACGCATCTCCCTTTCAATATGTTTGGAAATCCACCCCTCATATGCCTTACTCACCTTTTTATCCCCACGTGTATTCACACCCTTAACTATGCCAACCATTAGAGTTAGacaaaatcaacccgtattcaTCCATTGTCCCGACTGCACTAAAATTTCCAATTAATCCAAGTCAACTTACCAATTACACTTTAGCATCACCATAGGTTCATGCAGCTATAAATAGGACCTCATTAATTCCAATTTAGTCTAGGGAATAAGAAGAACCATGATTATGATTAATACATAGACTAGTCTCTGCCATGTATTATGACTCATGCCACACCATATTGGTATCAATCACCCTACACTAATTTTCCTCAATTATTATCTCATTCCACATCTAATTACTCCACCTTCCAAATCATGTTGATTTCTTAAAGTATACAAGGTACTAACAATCCTATTTTTCTCCTAGGTTCACCTAACTAATTCTACTTGAACCCCAAATTGAACCCCTCTACCCGATCCCCACATAGCTTGCTGCTAGGCGGTGCAACCTTTTTTGGAAAATCTTAGATTTTCATTGCCTCTACACGAAACCTCACATCCCAAAATTCATCCTACTCGCCCCATTTCACCTAACAATATTCTTTCACACGTTCAACTCCACACATAATCGATTGGCATTCAATTACATAGCAAATCACAACTCATTATAATCCAAAATGATGCTGCCCAAATTCCTATGAACTCAGACAATGATGCTATCAATTGAAGACCCCACAAagacaaattataatatagaCATGTCCAAAAATATTCATTAAGATCACACAAACCCCACTTACACACAAATTTCCCCCAAAACCAACCCACTAGAGAAAACACACCAAACTGGATTGATTCAACATGAGTCGCTTGGCGACTTTGAAGGCCCACCAaacgatttctggaaaatttccaaaaaactCAACACAATCTGGAAAAACACATGAACATATATCCATGCTTCTCATGCAATTCACaagtacataattaaaatttaaaatgcaaGGTACAACTTCTCTAACTTGGATTCCTTGCTCCAATGCACTTTAAGGATTCCTCCTTGCACCAAAAATTGATATAACTCAGATACCTCTCCTAGCCTTTGCAGAAAACCTCTCAACCCTCTTCTTTCTCACACTTTGGTGCTTTCAATAACTCTCCCCAGCAACCCACACAAAATGCCCTATTTCTATCTCACTAAAACTTCTATTCTCTTCCCTTTTCAACccttaattcaattaaattaaataaaaatcgaAATTATGGATTAAAGGAGACATTAATGGCCATCAAGTACCATTAACAGGTGGTTTTCTCAACCATTTTCCCTATGACGGCTAGGGTTTCTGAACATTCTCATTCATGTCAAAAAGAATTTGAGAAAAAAGGAACCTATTTAACGGTCCATGGTCAATCATATCAcgaaaataatgaaacaattaaattaacacactAATGACATACACAGAACCTCTCATAATAGCTAAGtattctcaaccacttgagctagtattgTTCCTTGTCATAACTCCctgtattaaattatataaagatcCCATTACccacatttatattaaataaatatttatttatttagtttccCAAGTCTTACACTTATCAAGGTATTCATAACATATATGACATAGTGGCATCAATGTAGAATTTTGAACAAATGGCTTAACAACTTCATGACAAACtccaaatctttttaatttcttgctCTGGGACACCAACTTCATGTCCACTCGACCCTAGTAAAAAGCATTATACAAATGTTTTAAGTTCATCCACtgatttcaacaaaaaaattattaaagtactATACTAACATGACCATCCTAAATAGCATATACGACACGATCAACAAATCCAGTCAACAAAGAAGTATTCTTGAGTCCTCTAGGAAATCCTCCTAAATCATCTTGGTCTTTCTCTGCAACAATCTCCTCAGGCTGGATTACATTCTCCTACTCCTCATGAATATCAACAGGAGTTGTTGATGATAGAGATCCTTCTCCATGACTCGCTGATGAACCAACTTCTCCATGAGCTGATGGACCACTATCTCCATGACAACCCTTACCTCTTCTACGAGTAGATGTTGTAGGTCTATGTCTAGGCTCCTGCTCAGAAGCCTCAGCATGTGAAGAACTTGGGTCGCCACGAGGTACAAATGCTCCTcttatcctaaccatgtttataattaacaaattagaaaacataataaaattaaaaatatttcaaaaatattaaaaatacaaaatttaaaatgataaacaaaaaaaattaaataaactggAAGTCGATATCCGGAATAAGAAAGCCACagctagaaaaaaaattaactggAAGTCCACGTCTGAAAATCAAAACTCACATTCATAAATGCAATTAACTGGATATCAACATCCAAAATCTTCCCTTATCAGAAATCAACATCCGGTGAATAAAGTTCACTTTCGAAAAGCTATCTACCTCCCTAATTTCATCCACTGGAAGCCGACATGTGATGCATCTAGTAACcttagagtgtgtttggatagagtattttaatgaagcaattcatttttttgaagaatttagatttctttgtaatgaaatgctttgtttggatagagaaattaaaaagcatttcaaatgcaagaatttttttgaaggatttcaattagctaaattagtagaaattcaaataccctcaaaataggtgaaatttgaaattcttctcactcaacctcccATTCTAGACGATTCGGACAGGCACGACGACTCAAACGtacccgacgacccgaacgggcttgacgacccgaacgggcccgacgacccggacgggcccgacaacccaaacatgcccgacgacccagacgggcccgacaaaACGGACGGCCCCAATGACCTAGACAAGTTACTCCCCTGACGGGCCCGAAAACCCGAACGTGTGCGACGACCCGcacgggcccgacgactcggacagacctgacgacccggatgggcccgacgatccggacatgcccgacgacccagacgcacccgacgatccagacgggcccgatgacccggacgggcttGACCTAGAAGGGCAAGACAACCCGAACGAgtccgacgacctggacggacccgacgacccaaactGGCCCTTCCAAATCATTGGCCTGACGACTCGGATGTGCTCGATGACCCGGAAGTCCAGGACAACGCGAacatgcccgacgacccgaacaagcccgacaacccagacgggaacgatgacccggacgggcccgatgacccgaacggtcCCGACGACTCGTACGGGCCAAACTATCCAGACGGTCCCGACAACTCGGACGGACCTGACGGTTTGAATGGGCCCGTACGAGTTGTCGGGCCGTTTGAGTCTCAAGCCCGTCTAGGTTgtcgggcctgtccgggtcgtcggacGTGTCCAAGTTGTTGGGCTCATCCAgattgtcgggcccgtccgggtcctCTAGCCCATCCTAGTCGTCGGACTCCCCAAgtcttcgggcccgtctgggtcgtcgaacCAGTCCGGGTATTCGACCCCGTTCGGATTGTCGGGCTCGTCCAATTCGTCAGGCTCATCCATGTcttcgggcccgtccaggttgtcgggcctgttcgggtcgtcggacccATCTGAGCATTGGGCCATTGACCTAGTCGGGTTGGACCGGGCCATATTGACGAACTTGAAAGCACAATCGTACAGTATGGGCCGTTAGGCCTCTAGATAATCAGGCCACCCAACTTGTCTGGGCTTCCCAGTCGGTTCAGCTCGGGTGGGTCGTTGGGTCTAACCAATCTGGTTGCGTAGGTGGGTTTGCCcgacccatctgggttgtcgagcatgtttccaaatttatcatgaactcaaaacataattaagcgtaaaataaatattgttaaaattaaattttatatcacaataaattcaaatatttttctaaacaagaaattgaaatgtaaggtattttaatttccttatccaaacaaattatttaaaagatgaatgaaatttaattacaaacaatttaaatacaaaacattttaatttctaagcattgttgagatgctccatccaaacacaaggttaagaAAGTCGACTTCtaataaaagttttgaattgatttttctCTAATTCGAAAGTCCACTTCCGGTCTATTTTAATTACGGAAATCCACGCTTACGAAAGTTAATTTCCAATTTGAATCCCTTATGAAAGTCTACTTCCAGGTTTGGGTTCATTGTTTTGACAACAGAACGAACTGTTTCCTATACATCTATTCTCACACAAACTAAATAATTCCTATATATGTACATGGCAAACATGGCAGGAGGCAAATGGGAAAAACACTATCAGGAAGAGGACTAATTTACCTGTTAAATTAGTGGGGGAGGATTCGTTTCCATTAAATAAGAGAAAGAGGGGaagattcaaaatttcaaacatttaatGCATCAAGATCAAATGGTCAAATGACAGTTATGGATTTTAAAAACTACTTGGGGTGCAAAAGAAATATTAGAGGTGCAGGGAAGAAAAATCcttatttctatttttggttaacttttttgaaaaaatatttgtggtGCAAATAGAAAAATCTAGTAATGTGTCGCCTTTTAAGTGATACACACTCTTCCTACAAGCAATGTGTGCATGAAAAAGACTATCACGTGAATCTTATCCACATTTTTATACGGCAATAGTATTATTTAGATTTCATGggtgataatttttattattataaaactaaaaacaaaaatcattttcttgattttggtaCGTAAATTTTCATGTTCTTTCATTCGGTTTTTATTATTTCTCCGTTGTAGTTAATTTTATACACTTCACCTTCATTTctattcctttttatttatttcttttctttttactttattattcaaataactattgcttcctttttttctatcttctaATCACATGTGTCAATACAGCAACATGCATACGAAAGCAAGCAACAATTGAGTCATGACTACTCTTTATCACAAATTGGATAATCACAGTAATGATTTAACTcgtcaaaaataaaattattttaatatcgaTCCTTCAGAGTcagaattttatattataataataataataaaataataatactactattattaattatttttaataatgataataataacaattataaatatattatatttatttcctCTTAAGGACAACATCTACATAAAAAaggttccttttttttttctgcactaTAGAGTTTCTTCCTACACTTTTATAGGAGTGGAAAAAGTtcaaattattcataaattaaaaatacaacttttattttataatttggaaatttattttgaattttgaaatgtgaaattaataacatatttcatcatgtaatttagaaagatattttgaattgtacaatttaaaaatatattttaaatttgaatagattacaaaatctaaatatataactattttagactccaaaaatatgttttgaattataaaattttaaatatgttttcagaTTATATAACCTAAAATGTATATTTAGatgtaaaatctaaataaaaattcatttatcaTTGACAATTCCTcactttaaaaatagtaataaaataccATCTTAATGGGCTAgaattttctgtttttaataaACTCAAATTATTCATGTGTATAGTATAAGCATAATTGAAATGAATATTCAACAATTTTAAGAGAGCTtctttgtattaattttatgcaCTTACGAAAATGTCCTTTTGCACGAGAACTTGagtttcttttttcctttttaagtaGAAGATTCAGATAACAGAAAGCAAGGTTTCAAATTCCATATATATCGATGCATGAAAGATTAGTACAAGATGATCCATCATAGAAATTGTTAGAACATATTGAAGAGGATTCACCGAACAAATACAATTTACACCGAATCCTTTTCACATAAGAGATTATTATCTcaaattcaaaatcttaaacaaaaaagtttataaattctttttcttatataacgttcaatttttttatttttaatctttacaaGACTCgtacttaaatttttaacacaTCAATCTTAGAAATTGTCTATTGCATCGTGAGAAATACAATCTACACCTAAATTCAATCCAcataagaattatttattttaatttaaaatcttaagataatatataaaacttaaactcTTATTTGGATTACTAAGAAGTATATGTAAATGTGTTTAGTGAGTGGGATTTTCATGAGGGGTGGTGCACAGAAACAAAGAGGGAGCTTTCAGAAGGCATAAGAGTAACGTGAAAATAGACCAACTTGAAAGAATAAAGCCACAACTTGTGTGCTGCTTTAATCAATGTATCTGTCACTTTACACTTTCACTTCTTCCTCACCCAAAGTGTTTCCTTGACATGGAAATGTGGTTAAGATTCATTACCGTCATACTCTGCACATAATCCACAATCATTGCTATAAATTACAAtgaaaaacacataaaatagTGTGGTGTACTTTGTTTGACACAATGGTTCATTTGCACAAACAACAAAAGTAAGTGCTTTTTGTCTTCAAATTCTGTTCGCTTTTATGGTAATTTATTAACTGTTAAACTCTTGTGCAGCTTCTGGTTTTTCCTTCTTCTCTGTGTGGCAGTGGCCATAGTATATGCCACAAAAACTGGTGATGTTAGCTTCCAACAGAACTACAAGGTTGTATGGGGAAACCGCCATGTCTTCTTTCTGCAACATGGCAGAGAAGTTCAACTCTCAATTGATAAAACTTCAggtttctataattttattcatgTCAAACACTaattattcttttcattttaatattggtCATTTTGTTcaagtatttattaattattatgtattatgtCATCTAAGAGAGTCTTGCATGTTATATTTGtgtttagttattttttctgactagatttcaaaaattattcAAGTAACATATCTTATTGTCTCTTATGTTCTCAACAAATAAACATATGCATGTGTAGTAGTTTATACTATGAAAAAGAGTGATAAAGTTTAATTCTGAAATTTTGTAACTACTGTTTTAATATGTAGGGGCTGGCTTCAGATCAAAATTGGACTATGCTTCTGGGTTCTTTCAAATGAGAATAAAGATACCCACCAAGGACTCTAGAGGAGTTGTCACAGCCTTTTATGTGtgaattaattttactttttacacTTTTAGTTTATACATATAGACATATATTAATTAAGCTAAAGGTAGATATTTTTGTAGTTATAcgaaattagaattttttttttttttaaattctgatatgatttgatatttaaactttaaaaatatatggagAGAGTCTTCTTAACCTAACAacattaattttacttttaaacgTTAAAACAgcataaacaattcaaacatcAATTTAAGACACTGTATCAAAGAAAAAGTAACACACTTAAgttaaaaatactatatttattcattttttaactttgaGAATCAAACCGAATCAAATTTGAATAAGAacgaattctaattttgtaTCGAAGTTTAAAGTTGAAGTTAAGTGTTTTAGTATCTTTGTGCGTAGCTGACTTCAAGGGTGTATAAAGATATGGGAGAAAAACATGATGAGATCGACTTTGAATTCCTGGGAAACAATGGAGAGCCTCATATGTTGCAAACCAATATCTTTGCAAATGATGAAGGTGGCAGAGAGCAAAGGCATAGTCTCTGGTTTGATCCCACAATCAATTTTCATTCATATGGAATTCTTTGGAACCAACATCAAATAGTGTAAGCTATTATTACAATAGTTGAATTCAATAtctcaatatataaaaaaggttTTCCTTAATATTTGGATATTTTCAGGTTTTACGTGGATGAAATACCAATTAGGGTTTTCAAGAACAAGTCGAAGGTTGGAGTGAGTTTTCCATGGCGAGAAATGCACGTAACGGGTAGCATATGGAATGGTGAACCATGGGCATCTAATGGGAAGAGAATTGACTGGAACCAAGCACCATTCACTGCTCACTTTCAAGGTTTCAAAATTCATGCCTGTGAAACCCAAAACACCAACAAATTTCTCTGCTATTCTCCTTATTTATGGTGGAATGATCACAAACATTGGCAACTAAACCCTCTCCAACAAAAGGCATACCAATATGTCACAAAGAAACATCTCGTCTATGACTATTGTTCTGATAGAGGACAATTGCATAAAGAATGtcaaattaattcataataaagtTAGTCTCATATGTCTggagttttttgtttttttttaatgtactagtaagaagaaaaaaaaaagaatttcctataagataaaattgatttttctccaagttaaaaataaataggaatTTAGAAAAGGTAcatgaaataattatataaattaacttataGAAAAGTTTGATGATAACACTAcaagtaattaattttagtgataaaaataattaattactataatgattaaatatcaagtttagttataaaaaatatttagtcaCTGTAATGgctaatttagatatcaatttatagaACTAAAAactattagttattaaaatagtcactattatcaataaaaagttataattaatttgttaattggtctttaaatttgGATACCAAGATTATGAAtatcaagaaaattattttttaaattagttccTGGTTAATTAGAccaattgatttctaaaatagtCTTTTTAATGATGAACCAATAAtttctaataattaattatgtttctaattaatatatatgtttcttcttccttctcatACCCCAATGGGCTTGGCCTTGTGAATGTGTGAAAGCTTTTCACTTTTATGAtgaatctcatttttttttaatttaaaatttgaatttgaaatctTCGAGGAGATATTAGACATCCAACTCAATATGGAATGAAACTAAGTATAATTTGGTTAGTGTTTCTCTAAATAGAAAATTTTTCTGGTCATAATTTCATGTCATATTATTTTGGTGAAAACAGGGAAAGAATTATCAAGAGTTTCTAGGTTCCAAGAGTGCGATTGTTGTAATCGATCGTATttgttttagatattttttatccaACCAAACCACAATCTTGACTTAAAGTTAAAAATCATATGGTATTGGTACTCATATACTATAAATTGATCTATTATATTGGATTTCATGAGGTAATAATTTGCAATTACAAAAACTCCATGAATTGAAACATCAGACAATATAATGAATATAGATGAATAAGAAACAGAAATGACTAGAAAGAGAAATCAAACAACAACCAGTTCTTTAGTCCTTTGGGAAGTTCAACTCTGTTGCTATTAGACTAGactttttcttcttgcaccttAATCATTACTACCTACACTAAAGAACTAAAATATCCTCTCGTTACACCACACCATCTTTATAGTTGTCATTGTTGTCATCGCCACAATTACCTTGAATACACCTTCATTTTCCATCGTCACTACACTCTTTAAGAAGACAAAGAATAAGCGAAATTCATTCTAGGAATTTTAGcattataagaaaaatgattaaatatgtttttggtccctcaaggttcaatgaaatttggaattagtctctttttaaaatttttgaccaatttagtcattcatctttaaaaatgcgtgaatttaatcattttaaccaaattttgttatgtttatctgatgttttaaacgcatttcattatagtatttgaattgtttacaccgtttgacacattttcgctttaatgttaactcaaatattatcataaaacgcgtttaaaatgtcaaataaacttaacaaaatttagtgaAAAAACTAAATCTATGCATTTCTAGaaatgaataactaaattggtatgaagtttcgaagatggactaattttaaaattcaccaaaacttgaaggaccaaaaacatatttaatcctaagaaaaatctaaaataacGACCAATCttagagataaaaatattagttactgtaatgacaaatttagataccaatttataaaataaaaattattggtatcTAAACTAATCTCTagtatgaataaaaaattataattaatttgccAATTATActctaaattggtctttaatattaattatcaagaTTTTGACTATCAAAGgaattaatgtttaaaaattagtcactaattcaTTAAAGACgaatttaaacattaattattttgatagttaatgttatagattaatttaaagtttaatttataaactagttataattttttgtttatagtaaaattttagaaattaataattttttgtttgtaaattgatatttaaattaattattataatgattaattattttatgtatttaaaattagttgttatttaaatattttagtgtaGTGTAGAAATGCATTTCATGTGTTCCGGAATGGAAATATTGAATATTGTTCCAGAATCATATTTCGGAACATATctcatttaagaaaaaaaaaattgttccgAAACGTCTTTTAAGAAACTCATTCCAAAAGGTATCACACACGTTTACGAAAATTTGTTCTAAAATTTTTGTTCCAGAAAGCTCATTCCAAAATGCACTTTATATGTTATATGAAAATCGTATTctagaatttttattatgaagatCACGttttgaaagtttaaaaaaactAGAAGATTTTCGGAACAGGTAATCTAGAAAGGTAATCTAGAAGCGATTTTTTCCAAAggttaaattatcattttaaaaattatgagtgcaattagaaattataggatataagaagaaaaaaccaTAGACTGATATTGTTAGGGCCCAATGAAGTTTTATAACATATAACTATGGGGAATTTCAACCCCATATTTACtccctaatattttttaaaattttaattatacctCTATTGTAATTATAGTTATGAATTGTACAATCTGCAATATTCTGGATCCTACAAGTCATAATGCAAAAATACATTTcgaat
This region of Vigna unguiculata cultivar IT97K-499-35 chromosome 5, ASM411807v1, whole genome shotgun sequence genomic DNA includes:
- the LOC114186229 gene encoding xyloglucan endotransglucosylase/hydrolase protein 2-like; translation: MVHLHKQQNFWFFLLLCVAVAIVYATKTGDVSFQQNYKVVWGNRHVFFLQHGREVQLSIDKTSGAGFRSKLDYASGFFQMRIKIPTKDSRGVVTAFYLTSRVYKDMGEKHDEIDFEFLGNNGEPHMLQTNIFANDEGGREQRHSLWFDPTINFHSYGILWNQHQIVFYVDEIPIRVFKNKSKVGVSFPWREMHVTGSIWNGEPWASNGKRIDWNQAPFTAHFQGFKIHACETQNTNKFLCYSPYLWWNDHKHWQLNPLQQKAYQYVTKKHLVYDYCSDRGQLHKECQINS